One Rhodococcus sp. P1Y DNA window includes the following coding sequences:
- a CDS encoding FAD-dependent monooxygenase produces MNSNQIRPLPESNGDVDVDVVIVGLGPTGATAANLLGQRGITTAVIERDISIFPRQRAIASDEDAHRVWQGLGLFDDMLTTMSADVRVHFKHGNTTFLSVPSAESRDQGVPGTAYYHQPELERVLREGIARFPSVTVRSGLEAVGLRQTDDSVTTTLRPVDGGEDQLITSRYVIAADGGSSSVRKLLGIRLPGKHIEEPWFDIQLRAWYDLPANAPLDFTFISDPRRPGVDCPCPMGYHRVEYRVNKGETVEQLQTEAGLRGLLAERGIDYDKVEIFRSWGYTFHIRQAEQWSKGRVFLAGDAAHIMPPFAGQGVSSGVRDVANLCWKLDAVLRGNANADLLQTYESERRPNVEKLTNFSLRIGRIVMLQNKFAARVRDGLFLTASKAPGVAGLLKGNKLKPLYELGTKDGFFGVASPRHRSPRGTFVKQPWVIGSNLVPTRLDTVLSNRWTWIGFPAAPIPRELAEAGVSEVKLEYASAIATHTVAAGHYVDSEGVLERQMRRAGADGFLVRPDRFIYCSDREFAPEDHLRVAASVVGGPQPAESRT; encoded by the coding sequence GTGAACAGCAACCAGATTCGTCCCCTGCCGGAAAGCAATGGCGACGTTGATGTCGATGTTGTCATCGTCGGGTTGGGTCCGACAGGTGCTACGGCGGCGAATCTTCTGGGACAACGCGGGATCACCACTGCAGTGATCGAACGTGACATTTCGATTTTTCCGCGCCAACGAGCGATAGCGTCGGACGAGGACGCTCATCGTGTCTGGCAGGGGCTCGGATTGTTCGACGACATGCTGACCACCATGTCCGCCGATGTCCGTGTGCATTTCAAACACGGCAACACGACGTTTCTTTCGGTTCCTTCGGCGGAAAGTCGTGACCAGGGTGTGCCGGGTACGGCGTACTACCACCAACCCGAGCTCGAACGCGTTCTGCGCGAAGGAATAGCCAGGTTCCCCTCGGTCACGGTCAGATCGGGCCTCGAAGCTGTCGGTCTGCGTCAGACCGACGATTCGGTCACCACCACCCTCCGTCCTGTCGACGGCGGAGAGGACCAGCTGATCACATCGCGTTATGTGATTGCCGCCGACGGTGGATCGAGCTCCGTGCGCAAGCTCCTCGGTATCAGGTTGCCGGGCAAACACATCGAAGAACCTTGGTTCGATATACAGCTGCGCGCGTGGTACGACCTCCCGGCCAACGCCCCGCTGGATTTCACCTTCATCTCCGACCCCCGTCGGCCGGGTGTGGATTGTCCTTGCCCGATGGGCTATCACCGTGTCGAGTACCGCGTCAACAAGGGTGAAACGGTAGAGCAGCTACAGACCGAAGCGGGCCTCAGGGGTCTGTTGGCGGAACGCGGAATCGACTACGACAAGGTCGAGATATTCCGCAGTTGGGGGTACACCTTCCATATCAGGCAGGCTGAGCAGTGGAGCAAAGGGCGAGTCTTCCTTGCGGGGGACGCCGCGCACATCATGCCGCCGTTCGCAGGTCAAGGCGTATCGTCCGGTGTACGCGACGTCGCCAATCTTTGTTGGAAGCTCGATGCAGTACTCCGCGGCAACGCAAATGCGGATCTGCTGCAAACGTACGAATCCGAGCGACGACCCAACGTCGAAAAGCTGACCAATTTTTCACTTCGGATCGGCCGGATTGTGATGCTGCAGAACAAGTTCGCAGCACGCGTACGTGACGGCTTGTTCCTGACGGCGTCGAAAGCTCCAGGCGTTGCGGGCTTGCTCAAGGGAAACAAACTTAAACCACTGTACGAACTCGGCACCAAGGATGGGTTCTTCGGCGTCGCTTCACCTCGCCACCGCAGCCCGCGTGGGACATTCGTCAAGCAACCGTGGGTGATCGGATCGAACCTCGTGCCCACTCGCCTGGATACCGTGCTTAGCAACCGATGGACCTGGATCGGCTTCCCGGCTGCACCCATCCCACGAGAACTGGCCGAAGCCGGAGTCTCCGAGGTGAAACTCGAGTACGCCTCGGCGATTGCGACGCACACCGTCGCTGCGGGCCACTACGTGGACAGCGAAGGGGTGCTGGAGCGGCAGATGCGCCGAGCGGGCGCCGACGGCTTTCTCGTACGGCCCGACCGATTCATCTACTGCAGCGACCGCGAGTTCGCTCCCGAGGATCACCTGAGGGTGGCCGCATCGGTGGTCGGCGGCCCGCAGCCAGCCGAGAGTCGGACATGA
- a CDS encoding NAD(P)/FAD-dependent oxidoreductase — protein sequence MSQAERRVVIVGDSIAGCTAARELRRLEHTGPITMIGADPDGCYARPPLSKHVLKNADGQSEAWDMSDLDITMIASPAAGLDTEERVLHTSDLQRIPYDELIVATGAAARRIAEPGLTGELVLRTRADATELGKRLDTATSAIIVGAGFLGMEVASACAARGIAVTVVDVDAPLERILGPFLSDAIATRTESTLVDFHRLDRPAVLIGDPVDGVDISGEKLHADLVVTCAGEVPSTQWLDGTGIADAHGIGIDRRCATTADNVFAAGDVTYALGSDTPTRTPFWSAAVAQGKVAAASALGVEPTCEPTDDYFWTEVLGLSIKVVGPLPAQGAPTILEGSVDDGAALLEWTHADGRKTVVAYGIKKPVGKLRRLASA from the coding sequence GTGAGTCAGGCGGAACGCCGAGTTGTGATCGTCGGGGATTCCATCGCCGGCTGCACCGCCGCGCGGGAACTGCGCCGACTCGAACATACCGGCCCGATCACGATGATCGGTGCAGATCCGGACGGTTGTTACGCTCGTCCACCACTGTCGAAGCACGTCCTGAAGAATGCTGACGGACAGTCCGAGGCGTGGGACATGTCCGACCTCGACATCACCATGATCGCGTCACCCGCGGCCGGTCTGGATACCGAAGAGCGCGTGCTGCACACCTCCGATCTACAACGTATTCCGTACGACGAGTTGATCGTTGCCACCGGTGCCGCCGCCCGTCGCATCGCCGAACCCGGCCTGACCGGTGAGCTGGTGCTGCGAACCCGTGCCGACGCAACCGAACTCGGAAAACGGCTCGACACAGCAACCTCGGCGATCATCGTCGGAGCAGGCTTCCTCGGGATGGAGGTCGCCAGCGCATGTGCCGCCCGCGGCATTGCGGTCACCGTCGTCGATGTCGACGCGCCTCTCGAACGCATTCTCGGACCGTTTCTCTCCGACGCGATTGCGACCCGCACTGAATCCACCCTCGTCGACTTCCACCGACTGGATCGTCCCGCGGTCCTGATCGGCGATCCGGTCGACGGGGTAGATATCTCGGGAGAGAAACTGCACGCCGACCTGGTGGTCACGTGCGCAGGAGAGGTCCCCAGTACGCAGTGGTTGGACGGCACCGGCATCGCAGACGCGCACGGCATCGGTATCGATCGTCGTTGCGCTACAACAGCGGACAACGTCTTCGCAGCCGGTGACGTCACCTATGCGCTCGGCTCCGATACACCGACCAGAACCCCATTCTGGTCCGCTGCCGTCGCGCAGGGCAAAGTCGCCGCTGCCTCCGCCCTCGGCGTCGAGCCGACGTGTGAGCCGACCGACGACTACTTCTGGACCGAAGTCCTCGGCTTGTCCATCAAGGTGGTCGGTCCACTCCCTGCCCAAGGAGCGCCGACCATCCTGGAAGGATCCGTCGACGACGGGGCGGCACTGCTCGAATGGACACACGCCGACGGTAGAAAAACCGTCGTCGCCTACGGAATCAAGAAACCGGTAGGGAAGCTACGACGCCTCGCGTCGGCATAG
- a CDS encoding ferredoxin — MKIDIDWDRCEGHGICAEQAPDVFSLDDEGDLHYAYDGGDVPDDLAAGARSAIGACPVAALREQK, encoded by the coding sequence ATGAAGATCGACATCGACTGGGACCGCTGCGAGGGCCACGGTATCTGCGCCGAACAAGCCCCGGACGTGTTCAGCCTCGACGACGAGGGAGACCTTCACTACGCATACGACGGCGGTGACGTACCGGACGATCTCGCGGCCGGCGCCAGGTCCGCGATCGGGGCGTGTCCGGTCGCTGCACTGCGAGAACAGAAGTGA
- a CDS encoding cytochrome P450, with translation MATEVSVPQYRSNIYSRSAILDPYPHYAELRALGPVVWLPRHRAYAVSRYADCKTVLLDDETFISGDGVALNPVANRLGRGTTLNSDGDEHALKRSVLAHRLTPKAVRTMRAAVEEKAEQIVDTALAKGLVDGVDDLATALPTSIVPDLVGWPEEGRENLLRWAGATFDSLGPINRQSIGAAKAAGEMMAFSKRVVRERSVLPGSMGADVLTAADENKIPESQCPALMIDYLAPSLDTTIGAISSALHLFAHNPEQWQILRDDPDRIPNAVNEVVRYESPLRAFSRRAVRDTDIGGAPVPAGARILVIYASANRDPREWHDPDTFDITRDAARQLGFGSGVHGCAGQGLARLETQTLLRLLARRVERIEPAGTPRWAVNNVIHRFDRLPLKLVAAEGTTP, from the coding sequence ATGGCAACTGAAGTCTCGGTCCCTCAGTACCGAAGCAACATCTACTCCCGATCCGCGATCCTCGATCCCTACCCGCACTACGCTGAACTGCGCGCACTCGGGCCCGTCGTATGGCTGCCCAGACATCGCGCCTACGCCGTATCTCGATACGCCGACTGCAAAACCGTGTTGCTCGACGACGAGACGTTCATCTCCGGAGACGGCGTGGCACTGAACCCGGTGGCCAATCGTCTGGGCCGCGGAACAACGTTGAACAGCGACGGCGACGAACACGCACTCAAACGTTCGGTACTCGCCCACCGTCTCACGCCCAAGGCAGTACGCACGATGAGAGCTGCTGTGGAAGAGAAGGCCGAGCAGATCGTCGACACCGCGTTGGCGAAGGGTCTTGTCGACGGGGTCGACGATCTCGCTACTGCACTACCGACGTCGATCGTACCCGATCTGGTGGGATGGCCCGAGGAGGGACGTGAGAACTTGCTTCGTTGGGCAGGAGCAACATTCGACTCTCTGGGACCGATCAATCGGCAGTCCATCGGAGCAGCCAAGGCCGCTGGGGAGATGATGGCATTCTCCAAACGCGTGGTCCGCGAACGGTCTGTTCTGCCCGGGAGCATGGGTGCCGATGTCCTCACCGCAGCGGACGAGAACAAAATTCCCGAGTCCCAGTGTCCAGCACTGATGATCGACTACTTGGCCCCGTCTCTCGACACCACCATCGGCGCCATCTCGAGCGCACTGCATCTGTTCGCGCACAACCCCGAACAGTGGCAGATTCTCCGAGACGATCCTGACCGAATTCCCAACGCGGTCAACGAAGTGGTTCGGTACGAGTCACCATTACGCGCATTTTCCCGACGCGCGGTCCGAGATACCGACATCGGCGGTGCACCCGTTCCCGCGGGTGCGAGAATCCTGGTGATCTACGCCTCCGCCAACAGAGACCCCCGCGAATGGCACGATCCCGACACGTTCGACATCACCCGAGATGCTGCCCGCCAACTCGGCTTCGGATCCGGTGTGCACGGATGTGCCGGTCAGGGGTTGGCCCGGCTGGAGACTCAAACACTTCTACGCCTACTCGCCCGCCGTGTCGAGCGCATCGAACCTGCCGGCACACCGCGGTGGGCCGTCAACAACGTCATTCATCGGTTCGACCGCCTTCCATTGAAATTGGTTGCAGCAGAAGGGACAACACCATGA
- the mhpA gene encoding bifunctional 3-(3-hydroxy-phenyl)propionate/3-hydroxycinnamic acid hydroxylase MhpA has protein sequence MTTQHYPVVIIGTGPTGMVAACLLARFGIECLVLDRWNDVFVQPRAVHLDDEIYRILGDLGVADHFASISRPGLGLRLIDRDMRTIAEFVRDPDDAPHGYPPANMFDQPELEHVLRTAMNGYDTVTFRGEVEVTDVANRRQHAVVRYIDRTSGDRHHVTADYVLGCDGANSTVRARIGSTMRDLGFEQRWLVIDVATDSDLKQWDGVHQLSDPERAGTYMRIGARRYRWEFRLHDGESTADYPDLDSVRPLIAPWISSTADADMELIRVAEYTFRAQVADRWRDRRVFLLGDAAHLTPPFIGQGMGAGVRDAKNLIWKLAGVVRGVQPESALESYQQERAPHAESMIKLAVTVGWAMTGGGARSAALRQKLFPLATRMPGVSNRVTDSATPALRNSAYVRRTPARRGLAGTLCPNPALGDGRRFDDVAPDQFVVVTLTKPTDEQHREIQRRGAHVLDVTTSSALGRWLRRGHAVAAIVRPDRTVMATSRSLAALHTVVPASATPVDARGGALSGASVEAAVPASRS, from the coding sequence ATGACCACGCAGCACTATCCGGTGGTCATCATCGGAACCGGTCCTACAGGCATGGTGGCCGCGTGCCTATTGGCGAGGTTCGGTATCGAGTGTCTCGTTCTCGATCGCTGGAACGATGTGTTCGTTCAACCCCGCGCGGTACACCTGGACGACGAAATCTACCGCATACTAGGTGATTTGGGTGTCGCCGACCACTTCGCCTCGATCTCTCGCCCCGGGCTTGGACTGCGCCTGATAGATCGGGACATGCGCACCATCGCGGAGTTCGTCCGTGACCCCGATGACGCCCCACACGGTTATCCTCCGGCGAACATGTTCGACCAGCCCGAGCTCGAACACGTCCTGCGCACAGCGATGAACGGGTACGACACCGTCACGTTCCGCGGCGAGGTCGAAGTCACCGACGTCGCCAACAGGCGTCAGCACGCTGTAGTCCGGTACATCGACCGGACATCCGGCGACCGCCACCACGTCACAGCCGACTACGTACTGGGATGCGATGGGGCGAACAGTACGGTCCGCGCTCGCATCGGTTCCACGATGCGAGATCTGGGCTTCGAGCAACGCTGGCTGGTGATCGATGTCGCCACCGACAGCGACCTGAAGCAGTGGGACGGAGTGCATCAGCTCTCCGATCCCGAGCGGGCCGGAACGTACATGCGGATCGGCGCCAGACGATATCGGTGGGAATTTCGGCTGCACGACGGCGAATCCACGGCGGACTATCCGGATCTCGATTCGGTTCGTCCTCTCATCGCTCCCTGGATTTCGAGCACTGCCGACGCCGATATGGAGCTCATCAGGGTAGCGGAGTACACGTTCCGCGCTCAGGTGGCGGACCGTTGGCGAGACCGTCGAGTCTTCCTGCTCGGCGACGCCGCCCACCTCACTCCCCCGTTCATCGGGCAGGGAATGGGCGCTGGGGTGCGCGATGCGAAGAACTTGATCTGGAAGCTTGCCGGTGTGGTTCGCGGAGTACAACCAGAATCCGCGCTCGAGAGTTACCAGCAGGAACGCGCGCCACACGCCGAATCGATGATCAAGCTCGCGGTGACCGTCGGGTGGGCAATGACCGGAGGTGGGGCTCGATCCGCCGCACTGCGGCAGAAATTGTTCCCTCTCGCTACGCGAATGCCCGGTGTGTCGAATCGGGTAACCGATAGCGCCACTCCAGCACTGCGTAATTCGGCTTATGTGCGGCGAACCCCAGCGCGGCGAGGGTTGGCCGGCACGCTGTGCCCGAATCCAGCACTCGGGGACGGCAGGCGGTTCGACGATGTTGCGCCCGACCAATTCGTCGTCGTGACCCTGACCAAGCCTACGGACGAACAACACCGCGAAATCCAGCGGCGAGGTGCACACGTCCTGGACGTCACCACGTCCTCAGCCCTCGGACGCTGGCTACGTCGCGGCCACGCGGTCGCGGCCATCGTACGGCCCGACAGGACAGTCATGGCCACCAGCCGATCACTCGCAGCACTCCACACAGTGGTGCCCGCGTCTGCCACCCCTGTCGATGCCCGAGGTGGTGCCCTCTCCGGGGCGTCCGTCGAGGCCGCCGTGCCGGCCTCCCGAAGTTAG
- a CDS encoding acyl-CoA synthetase — MTPTVAEDLLWPTLDGPDDLADVESVPLAERRLPASTYSLLQRAGAMWPERDAIVVLPDAARWQEPVRRTFAELLAEVEAVAQLLHDNGIGRNDAVALLSPNCAELVTATLAAQAAGIAAPINPGLSGRHISKLLARAGARVVIAAGPELDGTVWSTACEIAADGNVTALFALRPTGASGEPPSLDRIDGVHIAYLADSVEPGRQFTGGAAAVDDIAALFHTGGTTGDPKLAAHTHGNEIANAWMVALNSAVGSDSTLFAALPLFHVNAVVVTLLAPLFRGQTVVWAGPLGYRDLPLYAEFWKIVEQYRVAAMSAVPTVYSVLAQCTVDADISSLTSCIVGASSLPPAVRDSFETRTGVPLLQGYGLTEATCASARSFAAFPRPDSVGQRMPYQQIEAVRQTDAGSWIQLPAGETGTIVISGPTVFAGYVLGRNETGFDLDGLGKLVDGWLDTGDLGRVDADGFVQLTGRAKDLIIRGGHNIDPATIEDALLAHPNVTGAAAVGSPDPHAGEVPVAYVTVSPGADVNVPELEAWARAHVVEPAAAPRTVTVLDALPVTDVGKPYKIALRANAARVAAIDALRGTVDASRISTNIVDGSVVVVISGSIEHSLIDDLLGRYPIEWRIDAAL, encoded by the coding sequence ATGACGCCCACTGTGGCCGAAGATCTTCTGTGGCCGACGCTGGACGGGCCCGACGATCTCGCGGACGTGGAATCGGTCCCCCTCGCAGAGCGTCGTCTCCCCGCGAGCACCTACTCGCTTCTCCAACGGGCAGGAGCCATGTGGCCCGAGCGCGATGCGATCGTGGTGCTGCCCGATGCGGCCCGGTGGCAAGAGCCGGTTCGCCGGACCTTCGCGGAACTTCTCGCGGAGGTGGAAGCTGTCGCACAGTTGCTGCACGACAACGGTATCGGACGCAACGATGCTGTCGCGCTACTCTCCCCGAACTGCGCCGAACTTGTCACCGCTACTTTGGCGGCCCAAGCCGCGGGTATCGCGGCACCGATCAACCCCGGCCTGTCAGGACGACACATCTCGAAGCTTCTCGCCCGCGCGGGTGCCCGAGTGGTAATTGCCGCAGGACCGGAACTGGATGGAACAGTCTGGTCCACCGCGTGTGAGATCGCTGCCGACGGCAACGTGACGGCACTGTTTGCGCTCCGACCGACCGGTGCAAGCGGCGAACCGCCGAGTCTGGATCGAATCGACGGTGTACACATCGCATACCTGGCCGATTCGGTTGAACCAGGCCGTCAGTTCACCGGGGGAGCAGCTGCGGTAGACGACATAGCTGCGTTGTTCCATACCGGTGGAACGACCGGAGACCCGAAACTCGCGGCGCACACGCACGGAAACGAAATCGCCAACGCCTGGATGGTGGCGCTCAACTCCGCGGTCGGAAGCGATTCGACTTTGTTTGCGGCGCTACCCCTCTTCCATGTCAACGCCGTTGTCGTCACGCTGTTGGCACCTCTGTTTCGAGGCCAGACCGTCGTGTGGGCCGGACCACTTGGCTACCGCGACCTACCGCTCTACGCCGAGTTCTGGAAAATTGTCGAGCAGTACCGCGTCGCGGCAATGAGTGCAGTACCGACAGTGTATTCCGTACTCGCGCAGTGCACGGTCGACGCCGACATCTCCAGTCTCACCTCGTGCATCGTCGGAGCGTCCTCGCTGCCCCCTGCGGTCAGGGACAGTTTCGAAACCCGCACCGGCGTCCCCCTGCTCCAGGGTTACGGCCTGACTGAGGCGACCTGCGCGAGCGCCCGCAGTTTCGCTGCATTCCCACGACCGGACTCGGTGGGACAGCGTATGCCGTACCAGCAGATCGAGGCCGTTCGGCAAACGGACGCCGGTAGCTGGATACAGTTGCCTGCAGGAGAAACCGGAACCATCGTCATCAGCGGGCCGACGGTGTTCGCCGGCTACGTCTTGGGGCGAAACGAGACTGGCTTCGACCTCGATGGACTCGGGAAGTTGGTCGACGGGTGGCTCGACACGGGCGATCTCGGACGGGTCGACGCCGACGGGTTCGTGCAATTGACTGGTCGCGCAAAGGACCTCATCATCCGCGGGGGGCACAACATCGACCCCGCCACAATCGAAGACGCACTGCTCGCACATCCGAACGTCACGGGCGCCGCTGCGGTGGGGAGCCCCGATCCACATGCCGGTGAGGTACCCGTCGCTTACGTGACCGTCAGCCCTGGCGCCGACGTCAACGTGCCGGAACTCGAAGCATGGGCTCGTGCACACGTCGTAGAACCCGCGGCAGCTCCGAGGACCGTGACCGTTCTCGATGCACTTCCCGTAACCGACGTCGGAAAACCGTACAAAATCGCGCTTCGTGCGAACGCTGCTCGCGTTGCAGCCATCGACGCCTTGAGGGGAACCGTCGACGCATCTCGAATAAGCACGAATATCGTCGATGGATCCGTGGTGGTGGTCATCAGCGGCAGCATCGAGCACTCGTTGATCGACGACCTTCTCGGACGCTATCCGATCGAGTGGCGAATCGACGCCGCGCTATGA
- a CDS encoding fumarylacetoacetate hydrolase family protein, whose amino-acid sequence MSISVLRTSDAWWVQLSSGASKIDTSATTTAELLADRPAIDAATRGTDTVDVETLDLISPVTAPCRVVAQMTNYRSHVKDSGMNPETVPLTFFRKASGSISGPADDIVKPAHVQLLDYEVEIGLVIGTSLPVGTTVDDATAAHHVAALVITNDVSARDVQLPKTQFYEAKSYPTFTPVGPVLLVLEDGDFDRFEQLRLMLRVNGEVRQNSTVHDMIYRPTEALKVLSGFQRLDPGDLVLTGTPGGTALKAPPKPIEIIGSLLPPAVKWKAFFKRQAGNPKYLKDSDIVELNIATDDGMLDLGIQRTTVRYAQ is encoded by the coding sequence ATGAGCATCTCGGTCCTTCGCACCTCCGACGCATGGTGGGTTCAATTATCCAGCGGCGCATCGAAGATCGACACTTCGGCAACGACAACGGCTGAACTGTTGGCTGACCGTCCTGCCATCGACGCAGCCACACGCGGCACCGACACAGTTGACGTCGAAACGCTCGACCTGATCTCCCCCGTCACCGCGCCATGCCGCGTCGTCGCGCAGATGACCAATTACCGCTCGCACGTCAAAGATTCGGGCATGAACCCCGAGACGGTCCCACTCACGTTCTTCCGCAAAGCATCCGGATCGATCAGCGGGCCAGCCGACGACATCGTCAAACCCGCCCACGTCCAGCTTCTCGACTACGAGGTCGAGATCGGTCTCGTCATCGGAACCTCCCTTCCGGTCGGCACAACCGTCGACGACGCCACCGCAGCACACCATGTTGCTGCGTTGGTGATCACCAACGACGTGTCCGCTCGTGACGTCCAACTCCCCAAAACTCAGTTCTACGAGGCGAAGTCGTATCCCACGTTCACACCCGTCGGGCCCGTTCTTCTGGTACTCGAGGACGGCGACTTCGACCGGTTCGAACAGCTACGTCTGATGTTGCGCGTCAATGGTGAAGTGCGGCAGAACAGCACTGTGCACGACATGATCTATCGCCCGACGGAAGCTTTGAAGGTTCTGAGCGGATTCCAGCGCCTCGACCCCGGTGATCTGGTCCTGACGGGCACGCCTGGCGGTACCGCGTTGAAAGCGCCGCCGAAGCCGATCGAGATCATCGGTTCGCTGCTTCCGCCCGCGGTGAAGTGGAAGGCATTCTTCAAGCGGCAAGCCGGCAATCCCAAGTACCTGAAGGACAGCGACATCGTCGAACTGAACATTGCCACCGACGACGGCATGCTCGACCTCGGTATCCAGCGCACCACCGTCAGGTACGCACAATGA
- a CDS encoding VOC family protein: MTPPITATPDVDGHRDIHVDQGALPGEHPGRVSNPTIKVHDIAWLEFQKPDLIKARAFAEAFGFTVSLSTDNELHLRGTTVGSPCVIIRKGTRTRFVGAAFRAADASDVMRLAEATGNRVHRLPDTIGGVAVTLTDPSGQTVKVVAELDAHPELPGQRVHEYNFGTRHTATSDAPRLNATQRPPREPARVERLGHVVIQRSRYLENLDWYLRHLGLIVSDFLYYDGQRQRGPVMSFIRCDRGGTPTDHHTLAMALGPSDRYVHSAYQVCDLDAIGAGNRYLTERGYTHSWGIGRHIQGSQIFDYWRDPDGFLVEHFSDGDLFDASLEPGWAPMTATGLAQWGPPATKDFLGISPGKASLEELRSIVTSLRTDNEFDSERLRGLLKVAST; the protein is encoded by the coding sequence ATGACACCACCGATCACGGCGACGCCGGACGTCGACGGCCACCGAGATATTCACGTCGACCAGGGCGCCCTTCCCGGCGAGCACCCTGGTCGGGTCTCGAACCCCACCATCAAAGTGCACGACATTGCGTGGCTCGAGTTTCAGAAACCTGACCTGATCAAGGCTCGGGCCTTCGCTGAGGCGTTCGGCTTCACCGTGTCGCTGTCTACAGACAACGAGCTTCACCTACGCGGTACCACCGTCGGTTCGCCGTGCGTGATCATCCGGAAAGGCACTCGCACTCGCTTCGTCGGCGCCGCTTTTCGCGCCGCCGACGCCTCGGACGTGATGCGCTTGGCCGAGGCGACCGGCAACCGAGTCCACCGGCTTCCGGACACGATCGGCGGGGTCGCGGTCACGCTCACCGATCCGAGCGGACAGACCGTCAAGGTCGTGGCCGAACTCGACGCACACCCCGAGCTACCCGGGCAGCGAGTGCACGAATACAACTTCGGAACCCGTCACACCGCTACTTCCGACGCGCCGCGTCTCAATGCCACTCAGCGCCCACCGCGTGAACCCGCCCGCGTCGAACGCCTCGGCCACGTCGTCATCCAACGATCCCGCTACCTGGAGAACCTCGACTGGTACCTCCGGCACCTCGGACTCATCGTCAGCGACTTTCTCTACTACGACGGCCAGCGCCAACGCGGCCCGGTGATGAGCTTCATCCGATGCGACCGGGGCGGCACTCCGACCGACCACCACACACTCGCCATGGCTTTGGGTCCGTCGGACCGCTACGTGCACTCGGCCTACCAAGTGTGCGACCTCGATGCCATCGGTGCAGGCAACAGGTACCTCACCGAACGGGGATACACGCACTCGTGGGGCATCGGCCGCCATATCCAGGGCAGCCAAATCTTCGACTACTGGCGCGATCCCGACGGTTTTCTCGTCGAGCATTTCAGCGACGGCGACCTCTTCGACGCCTCACTCGAACCAGGGTGGGCACCGATGACCGCGACGGGCCTGGCCCAGTGGGGACCTCCCGCCACCAAGGACTTTCTTGGAATCTCTCCTGGTAAAGCATCACTCGAAGAACTTCGCTCGATCGTCACTTCTCTCCGCACCGACAACGAATTCGACTCCGAACGCCTCCGCGGCCTTCTGAAAGTAGCGTCCACATGA
- a CDS encoding TetR/AcrR family transcriptional regulator: MSENNGLERRKARTRAALIAAAQGFIAAGKVNAPILEITQAADVANGSFYNHFDSREDLWREAVDSALGTLGDYLDSLTADLTDPVEMFTQSFRLAGRAFRLQPHLSRVLLSSEAAAVASEQGLAPRSRRDIEAAANQGRFDVDDLDRALALVSGAFAAMGRLLLDDPDREETATVDGMAADVLRAMGISTDEARQLCDRPLPQSFDEGVRQVSNSLGLGDEVDAHPIA; this comes from the coding sequence GTGTCGGAGAACAATGGGCTCGAACGCCGCAAGGCGCGTACCCGTGCAGCGCTGATCGCCGCGGCCCAGGGCTTCATCGCCGCCGGCAAAGTGAACGCCCCGATTTTGGAGATCACGCAGGCCGCCGACGTGGCGAACGGATCGTTCTACAACCATTTCGACAGCCGGGAAGACCTCTGGCGCGAGGCCGTGGATTCAGCGCTCGGTACCCTCGGCGACTATTTGGATAGTTTGACCGCAGATCTGACCGATCCGGTCGAGATGTTCACCCAATCGTTCAGGTTGGCCGGGCGCGCATTTCGTCTTCAGCCTCACCTGAGCCGAGTGCTACTGAGCTCGGAGGCCGCTGCCGTCGCGTCCGAGCAGGGGCTGGCGCCGCGTTCACGCCGCGACATCGAAGCTGCGGCGAACCAGGGTCGATTCGATGTAGACGACCTGGACCGCGCGTTGGCTTTGGTGTCCGGCGCCTTCGCTGCGATGGGCCGGCTGTTGCTCGATGACCCGGACCGCGAGGAAACCGCGACGGTCGACGGTATGGCCGCGGACGTTCTGCGAGCGATGGGCATCTCGACCGACGAAGCTCGGCAGTTGTGCGACCGACCGCTCCCTCAGTCGTTCGATGAAGGCGTGCGGCAGGTGTCCAACTCACTCGGCCTCGGCGACGAGGTGGATGCGCACCCGATCGCATAG